From Pyrenophora tritici-repentis strain M4 chromosome 1, whole genome shotgun sequence, the proteins below share one genomic window:
- a CDS encoding DUF544 multi-domain protein: MVLRKPDDHDPLVPAPLSKANPPYPTSPTEEHPPVLPLTPGNVGNAPSPNKSPAFNIKTPETTPLPNDNNDIDSDLSDDEWNQIDDDFEEVDPHDVPAALKPAGGKMPPVPKNGGLPDALRAGPANGVPIKKPTGHISPMPTGASSASYGAASTVSEQSNGSIPLQTNNPYLKMQTTGQNSWDGESSQAIWGDAPGQAHKYESRYEAPVELPAYQTPSTPSHEMRNLGLGDHSHEQTPAPPYEPPLIEVNSPTPRSENANVSLDANPWEPAERRPNNAWQPAYTNTPSPVADQPVPYNTHALETAPVVPQTQTQQTSASLEEQPPALPPRRSTEDMASSMSPRPIDTGAGSAVAPGLESPNTRMNRQRKEHYQIKHIRWLDHNIEDMRVSPILTQNLNGPCPLLALVNALVLSTPARLETALVETLRTRETVSLGLLLDAVFEELMSGRRGDAAQELPDVSELYKFLLALHTGLNVNPMFVPDTNPGSGHAALTNRAGAFENTQDMKLYRTFNIPLMHGWLPEAGTPAFAAFNRIAPSYETSQFVQFQEEELNTKLASGDSLNEEEQQMFTDIHAIKEFLLTWPTQLSDYGLKVIRDNLQLGQVAILFRNDHFSTLCKNPRNGQLVTLVTDQGYSSHDEIVWESLTDVNGQGSQLFSGDFRSVDNSDMSAVPQGQPQSQPEIDNGQGWTTVQGRRGQQQSDAAQAVEITSPSELSRAEQEDHDLALALQLQEEEEDRQRRETEQRERDNRLTANPASQNPPPPTSPNRRPEQTPAIPPRRNNITTHRPNNEPAPPPLYEEAITTPQYNPPAGHPANPQAPMSHGGAYQATSGGLPPPPGSGGRRPNMMPGRPGRRQSGAGPDGAVPPNGSEERDKCVVM, encoded by the coding sequence ATGGTACTTCGGAAACCTGACGACCATGATCCTCTTGTACCCGCGCCGCTGTCTAAAGCAAACCCCCCATATCCCACCTCGCCTACCGAAGAGCATCCGCCCGTGCTTCCCTTGACACCAGGCAACGTAGGAAACGCGCCCAGCCCGAACAAGTCGCCAGCTTTCAATATCAAGACACCAGAAACTACACCGCTTCCCAATGACAACAATGATATCGACTCTGACTTGAGCGACGACGAGTGGAATCAGATCGACGACGATTTCGAAGAGGTCGACCCTCACGATGTACCTGCTGCGCTGAAACCTGCTGGAGGGAAGATGCCACCGGTGCCCAAGAATGGTGGTCTCCCCGACGCCCTGAGAGCAGGCCCCGCCAACGGAGTGCCCATAAAGAAGCCAACTGGCCACATATCGCCCATGCCCACTGGAGCCAGTTCCGCATCTTACGGCGCTGCGAGCACCGTGTCTGAGCAGTCGAATGGTTCCATTCCACTCCAGACGAACAATCCATACCTAAAGATGCAAACAACTGGCCAGAATAGCTGGGACGGGGAGAGCAGTCAGGCCATCTGGGGCGATGCGCCAGGCCAAGCCCACAAGTACGAGTCCAGGTACGAAGCGCCCGTGGAGCTGCCGGCATACCAGACGCCAAGCACACCTTCCCATGAAATGCGGAATCTGGGATTGGGCGACCATTCACACGAGCAAACCCCCGCACCACCATATGAACCGCCTCTTATCGAGGTAAACTCACCCACTCCACGGTCTGAAAACGCAAATGTCTCTCTGGACGCAAATCCGTGGGAGCCTGCAGAACGACGCCCCAACAATGCATGGCAACCAGCGTATACAAATACCCCCAGCCCAGTAGCGGATCAGCCTGTTCCATACAATACCCATGCTCTAGAGACGGCCCCTGTGGTTCCTCAGACGCAAACACAGCAGACTTCAGCGTCTCTCGAGGAACAACCGCCTGCGCTGCCTCCAAGAAGATCGACTGAGGACATGGCATCTAGTATGTCTCCAAGGCCTATTGATACTGGAGCGGGCTCTGCGGTTGCACCTGGTCTAGAGTCTCCCAACACTAGGATGAACAGACAGAGGAAAGAACACTATCAAATCAAGCACATCCGATGGTTGGATCACAATATTGAGGACATGCGCGTCTCACCAATCTTGACGCAAAACCTAAACGGACCATGCCCTTTGCTTGCTCTAGTCAATGCCCTCGTACTCTCAACCCCTGCAAGGCTTGAGACTGCATTGGTTGAGACGCTTCGCACGCGCGAGACTGTTAGCTTAGGCTTGCTACTAGATGCTGTCTTTGAAGAGCTAATGTCTGGTCGACGAGGCGATGCTGCGCAAGAACTACCTGATGTCAGCGAACTCTACAAATTTCTCCTTGCTCTGCACACTGGCCTAAATGTCAACCCAATGTTTGTTCCGGATACCAATCCGGGAAGTGGTCATGCTGCGCTTACGAATCGCGCAGGCGCTTTCGAAAACACACAGGACATGAAGCTGTACCGAACTTTCAACATTCCGTTAATGCACGGATGGCTTCCAGAGGCCGGAACTCCTGCGTTTGCCGCCTTCAACCGCATAGCGCCTTCTTATGAAACATCACAATTCGTTCAATTTCAGGAAGAGGAGCTCAACACAAAGTTGGCTTCGGGCGATTCTCTGAACGAAGAAGAGCAGCAGATGTTCACAGACATTCATGCCATCAAGGAGTTTTTGTTGACCTGGCCAACACAGTTGAGTGACTATGGTTTGAAGGTGATTCGAGATAATCTCCAGCTCGGCCAGGTTGCCATCTTGTTCAGGAACGACCACTTTTCCACATTGTGCAAGAATCCTCGCAATGGACAGCTCGTCACTCTCGTCACCGATCAAGGCTACTCAAGCCACGACGAGATTGTTTGGGAGTCTCTCACAGATGTCAATGGTCAAGGCAGTCAACTCTTCTCGGGAGATTTCCGCTCAGTTGATAACAGCGACATGTCTGCGGTACCACAAGGGCAACCACAGTCCCAACCTGAAATCGATAACGGCCAAGGCTGGACTACTGTGCAAGGCCGTCGTGGACAACAGCAGTCAGATGCTGCACAAGCTGTAGAAATTACCTCTCCCAGCGAACTCAGTAGAGCCGAGCAAGAGGACCATGACCTGGCACTAGCACTACAACTCcaggaggaagaagaagaccgCCAAAGACGCGAAACTGAGCAACGAGAACGAGACAATCGACTCACTGCGAACCCAGCATCGCAAAACCCTCCACCCCCAACATCGCCCAACCGCCGCCCTGAGCAGACCCCGGCTATCCCACCTCGTCGCAACAACATCACAACCCACCGCCCAAACAACGAGCCCGCGCCCCCGCCACTCTACGAAGAAGCAATCACAACACCCCAATACAACCCTCCCGCCGGCCACCCCGCAAACCCCCAAGCGCCAATGTCCCATGGAGGCGCATACCAAGCTACTAGTGGTGGCTTGCCTCCACCCCCTGGTTCTGGAGGTCGCCGTCCAAACATGATGCCCGGTCGACCTGGTAGACGGCAGAGTGGTGCTGGACCGGATGGTGCGGTACCGCCGAACGGCAGCGAGGAAAGGGATAAGTGCGTTGTCATGTAG
- a CDS encoding Atrophin-1 multi-domain protein gives MAEQADAAMHSEKISPATGKPLKKHEKSGLKFLREEQEDQFWEEVTYWNEEQFSDPKWKQVLRRIDQLTQEHNLVEFGWPSPSPPPPGRSDPIPGGCQPSLRSFSSITAPRDTHPLRIDIPGSRQPPLRSFSSVTAPKDNHPFRVDIPGSQRLSLRSFSSFTAPTGAHPLRPAHLPRIDTGSPTTPRPRWDVVVPGPVTPLSATAGPSRNAFAEGGFWASLTPKTSSVTSESIPVTPITAMPIRRTPSLLVDPESRAAYDSVNQDVTAMAFRLCANRSAIRTSSTIKNKSVHPSLVKPRDLRLAAETILSTLQYLLPDSSSTPVVEKLHCFAEEQTEILLEHNIGTMEQLRDLDYWMWFEDDIDIVSTILDGQRDALRMNRRRRKEREVALDEQAVRLAWAVKILNDKENLKDEDSDEDEGYEYGNIMRSLKNETTSAKEDRDNNTRTRTAQRSASSPIKPTPGTFPLSLRSRQATFSNYSRPMLRHPKSSSGSLSRSHAIKSRPDHLSINTTSTLATQIEQDVVSPRDRFVRHTAPSIEDLSSWANEIKLMERKRTEMKLAGKWNAADDAFRRQNKRFGGSFGESAAVGGISHPAFRFWHFNHHDDEAENEDYDANNSSSTDSWVCTTAKAIERDARALKDWKMEQNKGGNDEDEALKTLPTTPTLPNEYRLLFPPLTFSPSPSPPPESSRESSPTPTPAFPAPTTATQLPRTNAVSPSPRNQKQN, from the coding sequence ATGGCGGAACAAGCTGACGCAGCAATGCACAGTGAGAAAATTTCGCCTGCGACGGGCAAGCCGCTGAAGAAACACGAAAAGTCTGGACTAAAATTTCTGAGGGAAGAGCAAGAAGATCAGTTTTGGGAAGAGGTCACATACTGGAATGAGGAGCAGTTTTCAGACCCCAAATGGAAGCAGGTGTTGCGTCGGATAGATCAGTTGACGCAGGAGCATAACCTCGTTGAGTTTGGATGGCCTTCACCTTCGCCTCCACCGCCTGGACGTTCTGACCCCATACCTGGAGGCTGTCAACCATCTCTCCGCAGTTTCTCGTCTATCACCGCGCCAAGGGATACTCACCCACTACGTATTGACATACCCGGAAGCCGTCAACCACCTCTCCGTAGTTTCTCGTCTGTCACCGCGCCAAAGGATAATCATCCCTTCCGTGTCGACATACCCGGAAGCCAGCGACTTTCTCTCCGTAGCTTTTCGTCTTTCACCGCGCCAACGGGTGCTCACCCACTGCGTCCCGCGCATCTCCCACGCATCGATACTGGGTCACCAACTACACCGCGACCACGTTGGGATGTGGTAGTGCCAGGTCCCGTCACTCCGCTATCCGCCACTGCAGGTCCTAGCCGGAATGCCTTCGCAGAAGGCGGCTTCTGGGCCTCTCTCACACCCAAGACATCATCGGTGACGAGTGAGTCTATACCCGTAACGCCCATAACTGCCATGCCCATCCGACGTACCCCCTCTCTTCTCGTTGATCCCGAATCGCGAGCCGCCTACGACTCTGTCAATCAAGACGTAACCGCCATGGCCTTCCGACTCTGCGCCAACCGTTCCGCCATCCGCACCTCCTCCACCATCAAAAATAAAAGCGTGCACCCGTCACTTGTCAAACCACGGGACTTGCGTCTTGCCGCAGAGACCATCTTGTCTACTCTCCAGTACCTGCTGCCTGATTCGAGTTCTACACCAGTCGTCGAGAAACTGCATTGCTTTGCAGAGGAACAGACAGAAATACTGCTCGAGCACAACATAGGGACCATGGAGCAACTGCGAGATCTAGATTATTGGATGTGGTTCGAAGACGATATCGATATCGTGTCTACAATTCTAGATGGACAGCGTGATGCACTACGTATGAATCGACGTCGACGGAAAGAGAGGGAGGTGGCCCTTGATGAGCAGGCTGTCCGACTAGCATGGGCTGTCAAAATACTGAATGACAAAGAGAACCTCAAGGACGAAGACAGTGACGAAGACGAGGGCTATGAATACGGTAACATCATGAGAAGCTTGAAAAACGAGACGACGTCTGCTAAAGAAGACCGAGACAACAACACACGAACTAGGACCGCTCAACGCTCAGCCAGCAGTCCCATCAAACCCACCCCCGGCACCTTCCCTCTCAGCCTACGCTCCCGACAAGCCACTTTCTCCAACTATTCACGTCCCATGCTTCGCCATCCAAAGTCATCCTCAGGCTCGCTTTCACGCAGTCACGCGATCAAGTCCCGTCCAGACCACCTCAGCATCAACACCACTAGCACTCTGGCAACCCAAATCGAACAGGACGTAGTTTCTCCTCGAGACCGGTTTGTTCGCCACACGGCTCCCAGCATCGAGGATCTATCTTCCTGGGCCAACGAAATCAAGCTCATGGAGCGGAAGCGCACAGAAATGAAGTTGGCGGGAAAGTGGAACGCAGCTGACGATGCATTTCGTCGACAAAATAAGCGGTTTGGAGGTAGTTTTGGCGAATCTGCCGCCGTTGGCGGGATTTCGCATCCTGCATTCCGCTTCTGGCACTTTAATCACCATGACGACGAAGCTGAAAACGAAGATTACGACGccaacaacagcagcagtACCGACAGCTGGGTCTGCACAACCGCCAAAGCAATCGAACGAGATGCCCGCGCCCTCAAAGACTGGAAAATGGAACAAAACAAGGGCGGTAACGATGAAGATGAAGCACTAAAAACCCTCCCTACCACGCCCACCCTACCAAACGAATATCGCCTCCTTTTCCCCCCCCTCACAttctccccctccccctctCCTCCCCCAGAATCCTCCCGGGAATCCTCACCCACACCCACCCCCGCTTTCCCCGCCCCTACAACCGCCACGCAGCTACCTCGCACGAACGCCGTTTCCCCTTCACCTCGAAATCAAAAACAAAATTGA
- a CDS encoding LysC, Aspartokinase yields MSAVTNGHTHESEQIAHTEEKHLPGGWVVLKFGGTSVGKFAENIAGIVKAGLQTNRAAIVCSARSSNTKLEGTTNRLLRTARAAEKPNNRGYDEIVEAIRVDHIQAGKDILKSPEILASYTEEVNAECESLIKILESAQHLEEVTCRAEDKIISKGEKLSCRYMAALLNDRGTPAQFVDLSDVVKFNAPVKGGLNDKFYKDLAEELGKEVAACGNKVPVITGYFGNVPGGLLNSIGRGYTDLCAALVAVGTKAKELQVWKEVDGIFTADPRKVATAALLPTVTPAEAAELTFYGSEVIHPFTMEQVIRARIPIRIKNVMNPRNAGTIIFPDNLHNIDDRAPLKDTTLFRTRSASLLTQLEGPKRPTAVTIKHNIVVLNVHSNKRTRAHGFLMNIFSILDKWHLSVDLISSSEVHVSMALHSESALLSGGGEDEYRIQDKDLQGAVNDLGQLGAIDIVPDMAIVSLVGKQLKNMIGISGKFFSVLGKNNINIEMISQGASEINISCVIEEREADRALNVVHTNLFTFLD; encoded by the exons ATGTCGGCAGTCACAAATGGGCACACGCACGAGTCGGAGCAGATAGCTCACACGGAAGAGAAGCATTTGCCAGGAGGCTGGGTTGTTCTCAAGTTTGGGGGTACGAGTGTGGGCAAATTCGCGGAGAACATAGCGGGCATTGTCAA AGCTGGTCTTCAGACGAACCGCGCCGCTATCGTGTGCTCCGCGCGCAGCAGCAACACAAAGCTGGAAGGAACCACCAACCGCCTTCTTCGCACCGCCCGCGCTGCCGAGAAACCAAATAACCGTGGCTATGACGAGATTGTGGAAGCCATTCGCGTCGACCACATCCAAGCCGGGAAGGATATCCTGAAGAGTCCCGAAATCTTGGCTTCCTACACCGAAGAGGTGAATGCCGAGTGCGAGAGTCTGATTAAGATTCTTGAGTCGGCGCAACACTTGGAGGAAGTCACTTGCCGTGCCGAGGACAAGATCATTAGCAAAGGTGAGAAGCTGAGCTGTCGGTATATGGCCGCGCTGTTGAATGATCGCGGAACACCCGCGCAGTTCGTCGACCTTAGCGACGTCGTCAAGTTCAATGCGCCTGTCAAGGGCGGACTCAACGACAAGTTCTACAAGGATCTCGCTGAAGAACTGGGCAAGGAGGTGGCAGCCTGCGGAAACAAGGTCCCAGTTATCACAGGCTACTTTGGGAACGTGCCAGGAGGCCTGCTCAACTCCATCGGACGTGGATACACGGACCTATGTGCTGCGCTGGTTGCTGTTGGCACCAAGGCGAAGGAGCTTCAGGTCTGGAAGGAGGTGGATGGCATCTTCACCGCTGACCCCCGCAAGGTCGCCACTGCTGCGTTACTTCCCACTGTGACGCCTGCCGAGGCCGCCGAATTGACTTTCTACGGCTCCGAAGTCATTCATCCCTTCACTATGGAACAGGTCATTCGCGCCCGCATCCCCATCCGTATCAAGAACGTCATGAACCCACGCAATGCTGGCACCATCATCTTCCCAGACAATCTGCACAATATTGACGATCGTGCGCCTCTGAAAGACACGACTCTCTTTCGCACGCGTTCAGCAAGCTTGCTTACTCAGCTGGAAGGCCCCAAGCGCCCTACTGCTGTGACCATCAAGCACAACATTGTCGTGCTCAACGTGCACAGCAACAAGCGCACCCGTGCTCATGGCTTCCTCATGAACATCTTCAGCATCCTGGATAAATGGCACCTTTCTGTCGACCTCATCTCGTCGTCCGAGGTGCATGTGTCCATGGCTTTGCACTCGGAATCCGCCCTCCTCAGCGGCGGTGGTGAGGACGAATACAGAATTCAGGACAAGGATCTTCAGGGCGCCGTCAATGACCTCGGTCAGCTCGGTGCCATTGACATTGTTCCCGACATGGCCATTGTAAGCCTAGTGGGTAAGCAGCTGAAGAACATGATTGGTATCTCCGGCAAGTTCTTCAGCGTCTTGGGCAAGAACAACATTAATATCGAGATGATATCGCAAG GCGCCAGCGAGATTAACATATCCTGCGTAATTGAAGAGCGCGAAGCTGACCGCGCTCTCAATGTTGTACATACAAACCTTTTTACTTTCTTGGACTAG
- a CDS encoding Cfa, Cyclopropane fatty acid synthase and related methyltransferase produces the protein MNFISSLVNSDAVVNPLLDNGYLPHPIIRVGIRRQLAERLQSIATTSLEAGYESKMNYVKLLRERPIAIETAAANEQHYEVGTSVLKGMLGPRMKYSSCLYEKGGETLAQAEVAMMRSYVEKAELKDGMSILDLGCGWGSASLYFAEVFPNSKITGFSNSRTQKEYIDSVAQAKGFKNLQIITGDVVEYEFEPSQYDRVVSIELFEHMKNYQLLLRKVSTALKPGGKLFVHIFAHRTTPYDFDGGWMTEHFFTGGTMPSADLLLYFQDDLRVKKQWWVSGLNYSKTCEDWLLCMYKNKDSIWKGLVETYGEAGALIWWNRWQVFHLACSELFKWDGGDTWGVTHYLFEKPE, from the exons ATGAACTTCATTTCAA GTCTCGTCAACTCTGACGCAGTCGTTAATCCACTACTCGACAATGGATACCTGCCGCACCCTATCATACGTGTGGGTATTCGCCGCCAATTAGCGGAGCGTCTGCAATCCATAGCTACCACATCGCTGGAAGCCGGCTATGAATCCAAGATGAACTACGTAAAGCTGCTCAGGGAACGTCCCATTGCGATTGAGACGGCAGCAGCGAATGAGCAGCACTACGAGGTTGGCACGAGCGTGCTGAAGGGTATGCTGGGTCCGAGGATGAAGTACTCATCCTGCTTGTATGAAAAGGGCGGGGAAACTCTTGCCCAGGCAGAAGTTGCAATGATGAGGTCCTATGTTGAGAAGGCAGAATTGAAGGATGGGATGAGTATCTTGGATCTTGG ATGCGGCTGGGGCTCAGCATCTCTCTATTTTGCCGAAGTCTTTCCCAACTCCAAAATCACTGGCTTCTCCAACTCCAGGACACAAAAGGAATACATTGACAGCGTCGCTCAAGCCAAGGGATTTAAGAACCTCCAGATCATCACCGGTGATGTCGTTGAATACGAGTTTGAGCCATCTCAGTACGACCGCGTAGTCTCAATTGAACTTTTCGAGCACATGAAGAACTACCAGCTTCTCCTTCGCAAGGTCAGCACCGCCTTGAAGCCCGGAGGCAAGCTCTTTGTTCACATTTTTGCCCACCGCACTACGCCCTATGACTTTGACGGCGGATGGATGACGGAGCATTTCTTCACCGGAGGGACCATGCCTTCTGCAGATCTTTTGTTGTACTTCCAAGATGACTTGAGGGTCAAGAAGCAGTGGTGGGTGTCGGGCCTGAATTACAGCAAGACATGTGAGGACTGGCTTCTTTGCATGTACAAGAACAAGGACAGTATTTGGAAGGGACTGGTGGAGACATACGGAGAGGCAGGTGCACTGATATGGTGGAACAGGTGGCAAGTCTTCCATCTGGCTTGCAGCGAGTTGTTCAAGTGGGATGGAGGTGACACGTGGGGTGTGACCCATTATCTGTTTGAAAAGCCAGAGTAA
- a CDS encoding SPS1, Serine-threonine protein kinase — translation MANSASATPSRTLQRRFKGCSKIGGYEMMQKLGEGTFGEVHKARQLSSGHVFALKKILMHNEKDGFPITALREIKLLKMLSHENVLKLEEMAVERPKTEGRKRAILYMVTPYMDHDLSGLLDNPEVRFQEAQIKCYMLQLFKGLRYLHDNHILHRDMKAANLLINNRGRLQIADFGLARHYDEAVPQRGRGNGEAKREYTTLVVTRWYRPPELLLQLRKYTPAIDMWGAGCVFGEMFKRKPILAGQSDIHQAQIIFELVGSPNDQSMPGWNELPGAEPVRSFPPHTGNIAQRFRELSPIGLSLIKDLMRLDWRKRINAIDAIDHPYFRESPLPMREEDIPHFADSHELDRRNARGQKQALPPAPQGGTVGGGPNGEWMGQGPPPQGWQNGDRRYGGPQDRGPPGVDRGHRGGYDRRPYDQRPPPPPPGERRPNWGNGGDRGHGLPAPPADGRHPLPPVPRYGPDGGDRRRHPHPAAAPAGDTYIPSYGAEGPRRSREPDDSRARRGSRDSGNSREGFTEDRPDRSRAYRDRAPNFGRDRRDGRTRSRSPDRRGDRGRDGRERDTDIYRRR, via the coding sequence ATGGCAAACTCGGCGAGTGCGACGCCCTCTCGTACACTGCAGCGCCGCTTCAAGGGATGCAGCAAAATCGGTGGTTACGAGATGATGCAGAAGCTTGGAGAGGGCACTTTTGGTGAAGTCCACAAGGCGCGCCAACTCTCTTCTGGCCACGTCTTCGCCCTTAAGAAGATTTTGATGCACAACGAAAAGGATGGCTTTCCCATCACGGCACTGCGAGAAATCAAGCTGCTCAAGATGCTCTCGCACGAGAACGTGTTGAAGCTAGAAGAGATGGCTGTAGAGCGACCGAAGACTGAAGGCAGGAAACGCGCCATTCTCTACATGGTCACACCGTACATGGACCACGATCTCTCGGGTCTTCTCGACAATCCTGAAGTCAGGTTTCAAGAAGCGCAGATTAAGTGCTACATGCTGCAACTTTTCAAGGGCCTGCGATACCTCCATGACAACCACATCCTACACCGAGACATGAAGGCCGCCAACCTGCTTATCAACAATCGCGGAAGATTGCAAATAGCGGATTTTGGGTTGGCGAGACATTATGACGAGGCGGTACCACAACGAGGCAGGGGCAATGGCGAAGCCAAGCGCGAGTACACAACCCTGGTCGTAACAAGATGGTACCGGCCGCCGGAACTACTCCTACAGCTCCGCAAGTACACACCAGCCATTGACATGTGGGGAGCTGGCTGTGTCTTTGGTGAGATGTTCAAGCGCAAGCCCATCCTCGCCGGCCAGAGCGATATACATCAGGCGCAAATAATATTTGAGCTGGTGGGTTCGCCAAATGACCAGAGCATGCCCGGATGGAATGAGCTTCCAGGAGCTGAGCCTGTCCGCTCTTTCCCACCCCATACCGGCAACATCGCCCAACGGTTCCGCGAACTATCGCCCATTGGACTATCGCTTATAAAAGACCTCATGAGGCTGGACTGGCGGAAACGAATCAACGCCATTGACGCCATCGACCATCCATATTTCCGAGAATCTCCATTACCCATGCGAGAGGAAGACATACCGCACTTTGCAGACTCGCACGAACTGGATCGACGGAACGCCAGGGGTCAGAAACAAGCACTGCCTCCAGCACCCCAAGGTGGCACTGTGGGTGGAGGTCCCAACGGAGAATGGATGGGCCAAGGTCCGCCACCACAAGGATGGCAAAATGGTGATCGTCGATACGGCGGCCCACAAGACCGAGGGCCTCCTGGTGTTGATAGAGGTCACAGAGGCGGCTACGACAGACGCCCGTATGACCAGCGACCtcccccaccaccaccaggCGAGCGAAGACCAAATTGGGGCAACGGTGGAGATCGTGGACATGGCCTGCCTGCACCACCTGCAGATGGCCGACACCCGCTCCCACCTGTACCTCGTTACGGCCCTGATGGTGGCGACCGCCGCAGACATCCACATCCTGCCGCAGCTCCAGCTGGCGACACCTACATACCCAGCTACGGTGCAGAAGGTCCTCGTCGCTCTCGCGAACCAGACGATAGCCGAGCACGTCGCGGGTCCCGTGACTCTGGCAACTCTCGTGAAGGCTTTACCGAAGACCGTCCCGACCGTAGCCGCGCATATCGCGACCGCGCGCCCAACTTTGGAAGAGACAGGCGGGATGGCCGGACACGATCGCGTAGCCCGGACCGTAGGGGGGACCGCGGACGAGATGGTAGGGAGAGGGACACGGATATTTACCGGAGGAGATAG
- a CDS encoding Tymo-45kd-70kd multi-domain protein, giving the protein MVNKWTPELDSILVRCVFEECNVSFSKGLCAKIAERVTAAGMECTPKAIENRLYSWKRKATSSGSGINSSASTPVKKPAAAPATSKAAASRTKGKGKKVNDGDSPEGLVDDEEAMRQARDVTSSAPTSAAAAKKGKAKAVAKPKPKGKRAAKREPEYEDESSSADEEATVHVSKKVKKEEDVFDEDHFPQYEIEDDDGEFDSE; this is encoded by the exons ATGGTTAACAAGTGGACCCCAGAGCTGGATTCGATC CTCGTGCGGTGTGTCTTCGAGGAGTGCAACGTCTCTTTCAGCAAGGGACTATGCGCAAAGATCGCGGAGCGCGTCACGGCCGCTGGCATGG AGTGCACTCCCAAGGCCATTGAGAACCGCCTCTACTCTTGGAAGAGGAAGGCCACCTCCAGCGGCTCTGGTATCAACTCCTCTGCTTCCACGCCCGTCAAGAAGCCAGCCGCCGCCCCCGCTACTTCCAAGGCAGCTGCTTCGCGCACcaagggcaagggcaagaaggTCAATGACGGTGATAGCCCTGAGGGTCTCGTCGACGATGAGGAAGCCATGCGTCAAGCTCGCGACGTCACCTCCTCCGCACCCACTTCTGCCGCCGCTGCCAAGAAGGGCAAGGCTAAAGCTGTCGCAAAGCCCAAGCCCAAGGGCAAGCGCGCCGCCAAGAGGGAACCAGAGTACGAAGACGAGTCTTCTTCTGCTGATGAGGAGGCTACTGTCCACGTGAGCAAGAAGGTCAAGAAGGAGGAAGACGTCTTTGACGAAGATCACTTCCCCCAGTACGAAATAGAGGACGACGATGGAGAGTTTGATTCGGAATGA